In the genome of Planctomycetota bacterium, one region contains:
- a CDS encoding tetratricopeptide repeat protein → MARQLNARLVLKTMAILLAIGLAALGVGRVVSRGSSSRILAKASELIAQEKCDEAVPLLRTYLGTHPDDEAALLGYARALERSRDSSSATLLAETYRRVIELNPRNYEALQRAAELSLAAARLRIRFSPDAPNEWAEAARLSRQMIEVAPDRVEGHRYLGMALLGLGQIDEGKAVLEKLLSRHPAEEEVYFILADALARKGGASQEWRKYVDLAISNNGASPSVHLKAYGFYAGQGDSEAARKQLARALEVGPNEPEVLAATAIACEREDKIALARECYERLQRAAPSDPASYVALARLARRGGDREEALRILRHGLLPAGDRKTELLFWIADTLLEQGSSEEADHALDQLRAVAPASPLMALLDGQRALNAHDDSTARGQLERAARGLEVSIRAFPPLAQAHLVVGRRYAALVHTWSLLGRCYLALGACYDRLGEAGAAREAFAAASGIWPESAGVRAAFARALLAANEPDAARTQAEAAVKLAKEQKLDDPAPWLTLARVLRASAHIAKDRQAILRRAIEAAAAAVAVRPTSDSILLLAQLHLDAGERPLAERVLSRDVSDPKEALELQIARIILFASVKPPDLAKAKQEYAAAVKRHGEMVELRLLKPLLLGPEAGFEAREKCLAEMLADASRADALRIREALATLCIGYVKPAMAMAHLRAIAESDPKSIAARKAALDLALEAGMPDQIPKLLDELSGLEGQDAPDVVCFRAEYELTTAKPHTTHRKPTEIAEELEALLKRSPTWRAWAILGDIRKLQGKVAEAVNCYQAAFRANPSALRAGLPLVRSLNEIERHEEAAVILDRLARLDSPSPTLLELRLDQFRRRNDLEGAVGLLEDRLARQPQNTAVLVTLADLYGARREHDRAEKLLRTALAANPRDAGALDRLVGLLNRTKRADEALKLCDELIAADPEKPLGYVSRSRHYRLCGNPASAIADLKRALDLTPLEASAPRKFLLTHLGAVCAEQGDSDAALDWHRRAAALEPPGSDARKLLVERLLRSATAAHIQEAATLASALLDEAPDDPHACLLRARVAELDPDTRDLAKELCNKAISLSPRMAQPHSLLSTIYESEGDLRRASDAASRAASYEPNSVSVLLQHARLLRLNRQFAEARAILERASRLDPNDLRCTLALAELARAETGAAASVEFLEKALVASESGGSQPRATLCVNLAWYLHKANRVAEAEVRLREACKLSGNSREAVESLARFLEEQKRYRETDELLEQAMRDAAPGKTPAMALLRAEMLLARNRGPEDLDEAERCVRQDLAAQPESSHAIRLLADVAVARRDISGAEALYRKALSLNGRNSLAANNLARLLCQAGRLEEAHPLARRAVALEANNPGLLDTLGEVCFRRGDLAQAERAFGRCAELRPDHAPTLCRLGLILAKMGKAEPAKVTLTRALQVAGPDSRLTEDQREEAQRTLARLAQTAGH, encoded by the coding sequence ATGGCCCGACAGCTCAATGCGCGGCTCGTGCTGAAGACCATGGCGATCCTCCTGGCCATCGGCCTGGCAGCCCTGGGTGTCGGCAGGGTCGTCTCGCGGGGTTCCAGTTCCCGTATCCTGGCGAAGGCCAGCGAACTCATCGCTCAGGAGAAGTGCGACGAGGCTGTCCCCCTCCTCCGCACCTATCTCGGGACCCACCCCGACGATGAGGCGGCTCTCCTGGGATACGCGCGCGCACTCGAGAGGAGCCGAGACTCCAGCAGCGCCACCCTGCTCGCGGAAACCTACCGGAGGGTCATCGAGCTGAACCCGAGGAACTATGAAGCCCTCCAGCGTGCAGCGGAACTCTCGCTGGCCGCGGCGCGCCTGCGCATTCGGTTCTCCCCGGATGCGCCCAATGAATGGGCGGAAGCTGCCAGGCTCTCCAGGCAGATGATCGAGGTTGCCCCTGATAGGGTCGAGGGACATCGGTATCTCGGAATGGCCCTCCTCGGTCTCGGCCAGATCGATGAGGGGAAGGCTGTCCTGGAGAAACTCCTTTCCAGGCACCCCGCCGAAGAGGAGGTCTACTTCATCCTCGCCGATGCCCTTGCCCGCAAGGGTGGGGCCTCCCAGGAATGGCGTAAGTACGTGGACCTCGCGATCTCGAACAATGGAGCATCGCCGTCGGTCCATCTGAAGGCCTATGGTTTCTACGCGGGGCAGGGCGACTCCGAGGCCGCCAGGAAGCAGCTTGCTCGGGCCTTGGAAGTCGGCCCCAATGAGCCTGAGGTTCTTGCCGCGACGGCGATCGCCTGCGAGCGCGAGGATAAGATCGCCCTTGCCCGTGAGTGCTACGAGAGGCTTCAGCGAGCCGCCCCCTCCGATCCCGCCTCGTACGTGGCCCTCGCGCGCCTTGCCCGGCGGGGTGGCGACAGGGAGGAGGCCCTGCGCATCCTCCGCCATGGCCTTCTCCCCGCGGGGGACAGGAAGACCGAACTGCTCTTCTGGATTGCCGACACCCTTCTTGAACAGGGCAGCTCAGAGGAGGCCGACCACGCCCTGGACCAATTGCGCGCGGTCGCCCCTGCCAGCCCGTTGATGGCTCTCCTGGACGGCCAACGCGCCCTGAACGCACACGACGACTCCACGGCCCGCGGCCAGCTCGAACGGGCGGCCCGGGGCCTCGAGGTGAGCATCCGCGCCTTCCCACCGCTTGCGCAGGCTCATCTCGTGGTGGGACGAAGGTATGCCGCCCTCGTCCACACATGGTCGCTCCTCGGGAGATGCTATCTTGCTCTCGGCGCCTGCTACGACCGGCTCGGAGAGGCGGGAGCCGCGCGTGAGGCGTTCGCCGCCGCGTCGGGAATCTGGCCTGAGTCGGCAGGGGTCAGGGCAGCCTTCGCCAGGGCGCTCCTGGCGGCGAACGAACCCGATGCCGCGCGCACGCAAGCTGAAGCAGCCGTGAAGCTGGCCAAGGAGCAGAAGCTCGATGATCCGGCCCCCTGGCTGACGCTGGCACGTGTGCTGAGGGCATCCGCGCACATCGCCAAAGACCGGCAGGCGATCCTCCGGAGGGCCATCGAGGCGGCCGCAGCGGCTGTTGCAGTTCGTCCAACGAGCGATTCCATCCTCTTGCTTGCCCAACTCCATCTCGACGCGGGAGAACGTCCGCTTGCCGAGCGTGTCCTGAGCCGCGACGTGAGTGACCCCAAGGAGGCCCTGGAACTCCAGATCGCTCGGATCATTCTCTTCGCCTCCGTCAAGCCGCCCGACCTTGCGAAGGCGAAACAAGAGTACGCCGCCGCCGTGAAGCGGCATGGCGAGATGGTCGAGTTGCGCCTGCTCAAGCCGCTTCTGCTCGGCCCTGAGGCCGGCTTCGAGGCCCGGGAGAAGTGCCTCGCCGAAATGCTGGCTGATGCGTCACGGGCGGATGCGCTGCGCATCCGAGAGGCACTGGCCACGCTCTGCATCGGCTACGTCAAGCCAGCCATGGCCATGGCGCACCTACGAGCAATCGCCGAGAGCGACCCGAAGAGCATCGCCGCGCGCAAGGCGGCGTTGGACCTTGCACTCGAGGCAGGAATGCCCGACCAGATCCCCAAGCTCCTTGACGAACTGTCGGGTCTGGAGGGCCAGGATGCCCCCGACGTCGTGTGCTTCCGGGCGGAATACGAACTGACGACCGCGAAGCCCCACACAACTCATCGAAAGCCCACCGAGATCGCCGAAGAGCTCGAGGCGCTGCTCAAGCGGAGTCCGACATGGCGGGCTTGGGCGATCCTGGGCGATATCCGCAAGCTTCAAGGGAAGGTGGCTGAAGCCGTGAACTGCTACCAAGCCGCCTTCAGGGCGAACCCGAGCGCGCTTCGGGCGGGACTGCCCCTCGTCCGTTCGCTGAACGAGATCGAACGCCACGAGGAGGCGGCCGTCATCCTCGACCGCTTGGCCAGGCTGGACAGTCCCTCGCCCACCCTGCTGGAACTCCGGCTCGACCAGTTCCGGCGGAGGAACGACCTGGAGGGTGCCGTGGGCCTCCTGGAGGACAGGCTCGCGCGGCAACCGCAGAACACCGCGGTCCTGGTGACGCTGGCCGACTTGTACGGTGCCAGGCGGGAGCACGACCGGGCAGAGAAACTGCTCAGGACGGCTCTCGCCGCCAACCCCAGGGATGCGGGAGCGCTGGACAGATTGGTGGGCCTTCTGAACCGAACCAAGAGGGCCGACGAGGCATTGAAGCTGTGTGATGAACTCATCGCCGCTGACCCGGAGAAGCCGTTGGGATACGTGTCCCGCTCGCGACACTACCGCCTCTGCGGCAACCCGGCCAGTGCCATAGCCGACCTGAAGCGAGCGCTGGATCTGACGCCTCTCGAGGCATCGGCGCCGCGCAAGTTCCTGCTGACCCACCTCGGGGCCGTGTGCGCCGAGCAAGGGGACTCCGACGCTGCGCTCGACTGGCACCGCCGCGCGGCAGCCCTGGAGCCGCCGGGCTCGGATGCACGCAAACTCCTGGTCGAGAGGCTCCTCCGTTCCGCCACCGCGGCGCACATCCAGGAGGCCGCCACGCTGGCCAGCGCCCTCCTCGACGAGGCGCCCGATGACCCGCATGCTTGTCTCCTGCGGGCCCGCGTCGCGGAACTCGACCCCGACACTCGCGATCTGGCCAAGGAACTCTGCAACAAGGCGATCTCGCTCTCGCCCAGGATGGCCCAGCCGCATTCCCTGCTCAGCACGATCTACGAGTCGGAGGGCGACCTGCGTCGCGCGTCTGATGCAGCCAGCCGTGCAGCCTCCTATGAGCCGAACTCGGTCTCCGTCCTCCTTCAGCACGCGCGGCTCCTGAGGCTCAACAGGCAGTTCGCCGAGGCCCGGGCGATCCTCGAACGTGCCTCACGGTTGGATCCCAACGACCTCCGGTGCACGCTGGCCCTCGCCGAGCTTGCCCGCGCCGAGACCGGCGCGGCGGCCTCCGTTGAGTTCCTGGAAAAGGCGCTCGTCGCCTCGGAGTCGGGCGGCTCTCAGCCGAGGGCCACCCTCTGCGTCAACCTGGCCTGGTACCTCCACAAGGCCAACCGAGTTGCCGAGGCGGAGGTCCGTCTCCGTGAAGCCTGTAAACTCAGCGGGAACAGTCGCGAGGCCGTCGAATCCCTCGCCCGCTTCCTCGAGGAGCAGAAGCGCTATCGCGAGACGGACGAGCTTCTCGAGCAGGCCATGCGGGATGCCGCCCCCGGGAAGACTCCTGCAATGGCGCTACTTCGCGCCGAGATGCTTCTCGCGCGCAATCGGGGCCCCGAAGATCTCGACGAGGCGGAACGTTGCGTGCGCCAGGACCTTGCCGCCCAGCCCGAGTCGAGCCATGCCATCCGCCTGCTGGCCGACGTCGCCGTGGCGCGCAGGGACATCTCCGGCGCGGAAGCTCTATACAGGAAGGCCCTGTCGCTCAACGGGCGCAACTCGCTGGCGGCCAACAACCTGGCGCGGCTCCTGTGCCAGGCGGGGAGGCTCGAGGAGGCGCACCCGCTTGCCCGCCGTGCAGTCGCCCTCGAGGCGAACAACCCCGGGCTGCTCGACACCCTGGGCGAGGTCTGCTTTCGGAGGGGAGACCTGGCACAGGCGGAGCGCGCGTTTGGCCGATGCGCCGAGCTCCGGCCGGACCATGCCCCGACCCTCTGCCGGCTTGGGTTGATTCTGGCCAAGATGGGCAAAGCAGAACCGGCCAAGGTCACGCTCACCCGGGCTCTTCAGGTGGCGGGTCCCGACTCGCGTCTGACCGAGGACCAGCGGGAAGAGGCGCAACGGACCCTGGCCAGGCTCGCCCAGACCGCAGGGCACTGA
- a CDS encoding glucose-1-phosphate thymidylyltransferase — protein MKGLILSGGRGTRLRPLTHTSAKQLIPVANRPVLFFGLEAMHRAGITEVGIIVGDTHAEIRTAVGNGSPWGLQVEYIHQEAPLGLAHAVLCAEEYLGEEPFVMYLGDNLILGGITNFVNHFLTQRPNSLILLAHVRNPQQFGVAELDASGRVAHLVEKPRQPKSDLALVGVYLFDHHIFEACKAIRPSSRNELEITDAIQHLIEHGLRVDAHIVEGWWKDTGRLEDMLEANRMILDSLEPATLGHVDELSDIHGKVIIEKGARIVRSTLRGPLIIGENTEVLDSFIGPFTAIGSGCRVDGSEIEHSIVLSDSSILHVGSRIEDSLIGRNACIVKSNGRPSAYRVMVGDHSRVEIR, from the coding sequence ATGAAGGGGCTCATCCTCAGCGGCGGGCGCGGCACGCGCCTCCGCCCACTTACCCACACCAGCGCCAAGCAACTCATTCCTGTCGCGAACCGTCCAGTACTGTTCTTCGGGCTCGAAGCGATGCACCGCGCCGGGATCACCGAGGTCGGCATCATCGTCGGGGATACACATGCCGAGATCAGGACCGCCGTCGGGAATGGCTCGCCGTGGGGCCTCCAGGTGGAATACATCCACCAAGAGGCTCCCCTTGGCCTCGCACACGCCGTGCTGTGCGCCGAAGAGTACCTGGGGGAGGAGCCGTTCGTCATGTACCTCGGCGACAATCTGATCCTCGGCGGCATCACCAACTTCGTTAACCACTTCCTCACCCAACGGCCCAACTCTCTCATTCTGCTCGCCCATGTGAGAAACCCGCAGCAGTTCGGCGTCGCAGAGCTTGACGCCTCCGGGCGGGTCGCTCACCTGGTTGAGAAGCCGCGACAGCCCAAGAGCGACCTCGCTCTGGTTGGTGTGTACCTCTTCGACCACCATATCTTCGAAGCCTGCAAGGCAATCCGGCCTTCCAGCAGGAATGAGCTGGAGATCACCGACGCTATCCAACACCTGATTGAGCACGGCCTTCGCGTGGATGCACACATTGTCGAGGGCTGGTGGAAGGACACGGGCAGACTCGAAGACATGCTCGAGGCGAACCGAATGATCCTGGACAGTCTGGAACCCGCCACGCTCGGCCACGTTGATGAACTGTCCGATATCCATGGCAAGGTGATCATCGAGAAGGGGGCTCGGATCGTCCGCAGCACGCTTCGAGGGCCGCTGATCATCGGCGAGAACACCGAGGTCCTCGACTCCTTCATCGGACCGTTCACGGCCATCGGCTCAGGGTGCCGTGTGGACGGAAGTGAGATCGAGCATAGCATCGTGCTCTCGGACAGTTCCATCCTGCACGTGGGGAGCCGGATCGAGGACAGCCTGATAGGGAGAAACGCGTGCATTGTCAAGAGCAATGGGCGGCCCAGCGCCTACCGAGTCATGGTCGGCGACCACAGCCGAGTCGAAATCCGCTGA
- a CDS encoding dTDP-4-dehydrorhamnose 3,5-epimerase family protein — protein MIDGVQVKKLRPIADERGKLMEILRCDDPFFQKFGQVYLTTAYPGVVKAWHYHKKQTDHFCVVKGMMKVVLYDDREGSPTRGEANEFFLGEDNPLLVAIPPGVYHGMKGIGTEQAYLINCPTEPYSPAEPDEYRLDPFANSIPYDWALKNK, from the coding sequence ATGATCGATGGTGTCCAGGTCAAGAAACTCAGGCCGATCGCCGATGAGCGCGGGAAGCTCATGGAAATCCTGCGCTGCGACGACCCCTTCTTCCAGAAGTTCGGCCAGGTGTACCTCACCACCGCCTACCCAGGCGTCGTCAAGGCCTGGCACTACCACAAGAAGCAGACTGACCACTTCTGTGTTGTCAAAGGCATGATGAAGGTCGTTCTCTACGACGACCGCGAGGGCTCTCCCACGCGGGGAGAGGCCAATGAGTTCTTCCTCGGAGAGGATAATCCTCTTCTCGTTGCCATTCCGCCGGGAGTCTACCACGGCATGAAGGGCATCGGCACCGAGCAGGCCTACCTCATCAACTGCCCCACCGAACCTTACAGCCCGGCCGAGCCGGATGAGTACCGGCTGGATCCATTCGCGAACAGCATCCCGTACGACTGGGCACTCAAGAACAAGTAG
- the rfbD gene encoding dTDP-4-dehydrorhamnose reductase — MRILVTGARGMLGRDLCSVLSTSHCVTGVDREEADITELGAVRALVGDARPDLVLHAAAFTDVDGAESRPDEARRVNATGTWHMAMAARDVSAGFVYISTDYVFDGTKAIAYTEDDRPNPINVYGETKLGGEHATTSLLRGAYIIRTSWLFAPHGKNFVNTILRLAQERGRLEVVTDQIGTPTYTLDLAHAINAILAAGVPGVYHVANDGTCSWFQFAAEILRQTGTQAALLPTTSDLFGRPARRPAYSALSTERLARRVGHWMRSWQAALAECLARSRCAPREIPSRVAAVTGEVH, encoded by the coding sequence ATGCGAATCCTAGTCACCGGCGCCAGAGGGATGCTGGGGCGGGACCTGTGCTCCGTGCTGAGCACCAGCCATTGTGTCACCGGCGTCGATCGAGAGGAGGCGGATATCACCGAGCTTGGCGCCGTGCGCGCCCTGGTCGGCGACGCCCGACCCGACCTGGTGCTGCACGCGGCCGCGTTCACAGACGTTGATGGAGCCGAGAGTCGCCCCGACGAGGCTCGGCGCGTCAACGCCACTGGGACCTGGCACATGGCGATGGCCGCCAGGGACGTCAGTGCGGGCTTCGTGTACATCAGCACCGACTACGTCTTCGACGGGACCAAGGCCATTGCCTACACAGAGGACGACAGGCCCAATCCCATCAATGTCTATGGTGAGACCAAGCTGGGCGGCGAACACGCAACGACCTCCCTCCTCAGGGGGGCCTACATCATCCGCACATCGTGGCTGTTCGCTCCCCACGGAAAGAACTTCGTCAACACGATCCTTCGGCTGGCTCAAGAGCGAGGGCGCCTGGAGGTGGTCACGGACCAGATTGGAACTCCCACGTACACGCTCGACCTTGCCCACGCCATCAACGCGATCCTGGCAGCAGGCGTCCCGGGGGTCTACCATGTGGCCAACGATGGGACATGCTCGTGGTTCCAGTTCGCTGCCGAGATTCTGCGCCAGACGGGCACCCAAGCGGCGCTGCTGCCGACCACCTCGGACCTGTTCGGGCGCCCTGCCCGCCGCCCAGCGTACTCGGCCCTCTCGACCGAGCGCCTCGCGCGCCGCGTAGGTCACTGGATGCGCTCGTGGCAGGCGGCTCTTGCGGAGTGCCTGGCCCGCAGCCGATGCGCCCCCCGGGAGATTCCGTCTCGTGTCGCCGCGGTCACTGGGGAGGTCCACTGA
- the rfbB gene encoding dTDP-glucose 4,6-dehydratase — MRVLVTGGAGFIGSNFVHHLLREYPAYECVVLDKLTYAGNLENLADLERLPNYRFVRGDICDARAAAEAIHGADAVVHFAAETHVDRSIVEAGAFVETDVFGTFVLLEAARKARVQRFVHISTDEVYGDCGERPSREDDPLMPRSPYAASKAGADRLAFSYFCTYKLPVVITRCTNNYGPYQHPEKLVPLFTTNALENRKLPVYGHGRNTRDWIYVEDHCRALDLVLHAGGVEGEVFNVGAGEERSVLEIAALILRLLGKPEDLIQHVSDRLGHVRRHAVEAGKIRERLGWAPRESFASAMQRTIQWYLSNRGWWTRIRAGEYLDYYQRTYGCPDARQAACQGSGTAGPLS, encoded by the coding sequence ATGAGAGTCCTGGTCACTGGTGGTGCCGGATTCATTGGCAGCAACTTCGTTCACCACCTGCTGCGCGAATACCCCGCCTACGAATGCGTTGTGCTTGACAAGCTCACCTATGCGGGCAATCTGGAGAACCTAGCGGATCTGGAGCGGCTGCCAAACTACCGATTCGTGCGCGGAGACATCTGCGACGCGCGCGCGGCCGCAGAGGCGATTCACGGAGCAGATGCCGTCGTCCACTTCGCCGCCGAGACCCACGTGGACCGCTCCATCGTCGAAGCCGGCGCTTTCGTGGAGACGGATGTCTTTGGCACGTTCGTTCTGCTGGAAGCCGCGCGCAAAGCCCGCGTCCAGCGCTTCGTCCATATCTCCACCGACGAGGTCTATGGCGATTGCGGGGAGCGGCCCTCGCGGGAAGACGACCCCCTGATGCCCCGCAGCCCGTACGCCGCGAGCAAGGCGGGTGCCGACCGCCTTGCGTTCTCCTATTTCTGCACCTACAAGCTGCCCGTGGTCATCACGCGCTGCACCAACAACTACGGCCCATACCAGCATCCCGAGAAACTGGTCCCGCTCTTCACCACCAACGCTCTGGAGAACAGGAAGCTCCCCGTGTATGGGCATGGGCGGAATACGCGCGACTGGATCTACGTCGAAGACCATTGCCGCGCACTGGACCTCGTGCTGCACGCGGGGGGAGTCGAGGGCGAGGTCTTCAATGTGGGAGCAGGCGAAGAGCGGAGCGTGCTGGAGATCGCCGCCCTCATATTGCGCTTGCTTGGCAAGCCGGAGGATCTCATTCAGCACGTCTCGGATCGGCTCGGGCACGTGCGTCGCCACGCCGTCGAAGCCGGCAAGATCCGTGAGCGCCTTGGCTGGGCGCCCAGGGAGAGTTTCGCCTCCGCCATGCAGCGCACGATCCAGTGGTACCTCAGCAACCGCGGCTGGTGGACGCGAATCAGAGCAGGCGAGTACCTCGACTACTATCAGAGAACGTATGGCTGCCCCGACGCGCGACAAGCCGCGTGTCAAGGCTCGGGAACGGCGGGTCCGCTGTCGTAG
- a CDS encoding glycosyltransferase, whose translation MRVSIGILAFNEAASIAGTIEAVFRQTLLAEASSRAQAIELVCVPNGCTDATASIAREALARHSAHRNGPPLTCSVRELPEAGKANAWNHYVHEFSDPAADYLFLMDADVQPRESTAFASLIQALERSPAAQVSTPRFVKHIALKPRRTLFDRLSLAISRMNDEAPCRLAGGLYCARARALRGIWLPPHLLGEDGFLRAMILTDQFRTPENLNLIIRDTESSLVFESCTTLRQFFRHERRLAMGTALNTMLFGELAPRACQPGGLGQWIREQNAANPDWPLDIIRKRASGRGGWWLICTHLLFSRFLRLRYSSPLKRIARLPLALGAFVFDVPVLLVANRALRRGRIRGAW comes from the coding sequence ATGCGGGTGAGCATTGGCATCCTGGCCTTCAATGAAGCGGCCTCCATCGCAGGCACGATCGAGGCGGTCTTTCGCCAGACGCTCCTTGCCGAGGCCAGCTCCAGAGCGCAGGCGATTGAGCTGGTGTGCGTGCCCAACGGCTGCACCGACGCGACGGCCAGCATCGCGAGAGAGGCACTCGCCCGCCATTCCGCGCATCGGAACGGCCCGCCGCTGACGTGCTCCGTCCGCGAACTCCCCGAAGCAGGTAAGGCCAACGCCTGGAACCACTACGTCCACGAGTTCTCGGACCCGGCGGCCGACTACCTGTTCCTCATGGATGCCGACGTGCAACCACGAGAATCCACCGCATTCGCGAGCCTGATCCAGGCGCTCGAGCGCTCGCCGGCCGCTCAAGTGTCCACTCCTCGGTTTGTGAAGCACATCGCCCTCAAGCCCAGGAGAACGCTGTTCGACCGGCTCTCGCTCGCGATCAGCCGGATGAATGACGAGGCCCCGTGCCGGCTCGCAGGGGGGCTCTACTGCGCGCGGGCGCGCGCTCTCAGAGGAATCTGGCTCCCTCCGCATCTTCTCGGCGAAGACGGCTTCCTGCGGGCCATGATTCTGACCGACCAGTTCCGCACGCCCGAGAACCTCAACCTCATCATCCGCGACACGGAGTCCTCCCTCGTCTTCGAGTCCTGCACCACCCTGCGCCAGTTCTTTCGGCACGAACGGCGCCTGGCCATGGGGACCGCGCTCAACACCATGCTCTTCGGCGAGTTGGCGCCGCGCGCATGCCAGCCAGGCGGGCTTGGGCAGTGGATTCGTGAGCAGAACGCGGCCAACCCTGACTGGCCGCTTGACATCATCAGAAAGCGGGCATCGGGGCGCGGGGGATGGTGGCTGATCTGCACCCACCTGCTCTTCAGCCGGTTCCTGAGGCTCAGGTACAGCAGCCCCCTCAAGAGGATCGCGCGCCTGCCGCTTGCGCTGGGCGCCTTCGTCTTCGACGTGCCCGTGCTCCTGGTTGCCAATCGTGCCCTGCGGCGGGGGCGCATCCGGGGCGCGTGGTGA